In Actinoplanes octamycinicus, the genomic window CGCGTGGACGACCACCCGGATCCGGTGACCGAATTGGGTCGGCTGCTCGAGATGCACGCGCTGTATTTCGAGCACCCCGATCCGGCGACGTTGCAGCCGTTGACCGGCGCGCTCGGCGACGAGGTGCGGGAACGGCTGGCGACCCGCGGGCACGCCGACGCGGACCTGGACGAGGCGCTCGCCTCCTGGGCCGGGGTGGAGAACCTGGAGATGCGGATCGTCGCCGGGGCGATCGATCCGCTGGTGCTGTCGCACCTGCGCGCGCTTTCTTGAGAGGACCATTTCCGGTACGGCACTCGCCGTACCGGAAATGATTATCCGCTGCAACGTGAGCTATTACGGCAAAAAGCCCATCTAATCCTTTCCGTCCTGCGATGATCATTTATGGGACGTAAGTGGTCGGGGACGATGGGACGAAAATGGGACATGAGGAGCGGACCGGCGCGCCGGTACTGAGCCGTCGCAACATCATCACGCTGGACTTCCCGGGGCCGGTGCCGGCCGTCTGCCAGCTGCGCCCAGCCGGGCCGGACCCGTTCCCCACCGACCGGTTCGTGGTGCGGCGCGAGCTGGCGCCGGCCCACACCGGCGTGCCGATGATGCTGCGGGTCCGGGTCCTCGACGCGGTCGACCGCCCGCTGCCCGGCGCCGTCCTGGAGGTCGTGCACCGCGCCCCGGACCCGGCGGCCGCCGCGCTGCACGGGGCGCAGGTCACCGACCCGCACGGTTACGCCGAGTTCAAGACGGTCTTCCCGGGCTGGTCCGCCGAGCAGGCGGCCGGCATCGACGTGACCCTGCATCTGGCCGGCACGCGGGACACCGGCCGGTTCCACTTCCCGTCCCAGGTGACGTCTCAGGTGGCGGTGCTGGCGGCCTATCGGGCCAACCCCGGCCCACTGTCACCGCCGGACCAGCCGGCCGGGATTCCGCACGTGGTGCCCCGCGACCGCTACGACCTGGCCGCCGGCTTGCTGGCCACGATCAACGCGGTCACCGAGCGCTGACCCGGACCGGCACGGCCGGTGCCGCCTTCGCTCCGCGCACGCCGGGCCGGCACGGCGTCAGGCGCCACACGGACTGCAGCCTCCACCCAGCGCCCGCCAGCCGGCACAGCACCAGACGCCACAGAGACTGCAGCTTCCACCCAGCGCCCGCCCGGCCGGCACGACACCAGGCACCACGCCGACTCCAGCTTGCACCCAGCGCCCGCCCGGACGGCACGACACCAGGCGCCACGCGGACTGCGCTCCGCTCAGCGCCCGCCCGGACGGCACGACACCAGGCACCACGCGGACTGCAGCCTCCACCCAGCACCAGCCGGGCCGGCACGGCACCAGGCGCTGCGTGGATTGCAGCCTCCGCTCGGCGTCCGTCGGGCGGGCAGGACGCCAGGCGCCACACCGACTGCAGCGTCCACTGAGCACCCGCTGGGCCGGCATGACACAAGCGCCACACGAACTGCAACCTTCACTCAGCTGCCCGCCTGGGAGCAGACACGCCGGAACCACAACATCGGGAAGATGAAGCTGACGCCGGCCGCAACTCCGATGCACAGAAAGCGGACGCCTTTGCCGCGAATCCGATGCGCAAAGGTCGGACATAACTCGCAATCGCGACGTTCCGGCGGTGGGAGTGACTCCGGCATGCGGAAGCGGAGGATGCGGGCCCCGGCACCGGGCGGACCGAGAGGGGATGCCACGCGAGCCACCGCCGAGTGCGAGGCGGTGCGGCGCTGGGCGTATCGAAAGTGGCGGTCCGGGATGAATCGAACCGCCTTGTGGAAGGCGTGGCCGGCTCCTTTCAGCCTCGGAGGTAGGCGAGGACGGCTCGGACTCGGCGGTGGTCGCCGGCGTCCGGCGGGAGGTCCAGTTTGGTGAGCAGGCTGTTGATGTGCTTGGCGACGGCGGCTTCGGAGACGACCAGGGTCTTGGCGATCGCGGCGTTGGACCGGCCCTCGGCCATCAGGCCGAGCACCTCGCGCTCGCGAGCGGTCAGCCGGTGCAGCGGGTCGCGGCGGCGGGAGAGCAACTGGCGGACCACCTCCGGGTCGACGACGGTGCGGCCGGCGGCCACCGCGGCCAGCGCGTCGACGAACTCGGTGACCTCGCCGATCCGCTCCTTCAACAGGTAGCCCACGCCGGCGGCGGCGCGGCCGGAGTCGAGCAACTCGGCGGCGTAGGTCTGCTCCACATACTGACTGAGCACCAGCACCGGC contains:
- a CDS encoding response regulator — translated: MRVVIAEDGVIVREGVAGMLRRFGHEVVAAVGDADELRAAVREHRPDVVVTDVRMPPGFSDEGLQAAIELRAADPELPVLVLSQYVEQTYAAELLDSGRAAAGVGYLLKERIGEVTEFVDALAAVAAGRTVVDPEVVRQLLSRRRDPLHRLTAREREVLGLMAEGRSNAAIAKTLVVSEAAVAKHINSLLTKLDLPPDAGDHRRVRAVLAYLRG